The following DNA comes from Flammeovirgaceae bacterium.
TGCCCCCACGGATATTTTGGACGACCCAGAAATCGACATTGTGGTCGAGTTGATTGATGACGCCACCGTGGCATTTGAAATTCTAAAACAATCGCTGAAAAGGCATAAGCCGGTGGTCACCGCCAACAAAAAGATGCTGGCCGAAAATTTGGAGGAAATTTTCTGGCTGCAGCAACAGTACAATACGCCCGTCCTCTATGAGGGGGCCGTGTGCGGTAGCATCCCCGTCATCCGGAACCTGGAAATGCACTACGCCTATGATGCCCTGGCGGGGTTTGAGGGGATTTTCAACGGGTCCACCAACTTTATCCTTACCCAAATGATTGAAGGAAAAGTGGGCTATGCGGAAGCCCTTGCCCAGGCGCAGAAGCTTGGCTTTGCCGAGTCGGACCCCACACTGGACGTAAAGGGTTTCGATGCCAAGTACAAACTGGCCATTTCCATCGCGCATGCCTTCGGGTGTTTTGTAAGCCCTGGCCAAATCATCAACATCGGGATCGACCAATTGTCACCGCACGATATCCGTTTTGCAAAACAGCAGGGGTGCACCATTAAACTAATTGCCAAAGCGGAAAGGCTCGGGGAGAGGGTGTTTGGCATGGTAGCCCCCACGTTGGTGCCACTGGAAAACCCCCTGGCAAGCGTAAAGGACGAATTCAACGGGTTGACCCTGTCAGGAGCCTCCACCGGTTTGCAAATGCTTACCGGCAAGGGCGCAGGAAGCCTTCCCACGGGACTTGTGGTGCTGTCCGATATTGCCTCACTTGCTTCAGGGTTTAGATATACCTACCCCAAAACAAAGGAGGGCGGCACCGTAGTGTTTGAAGGTAGTGCATTGGTAAACGTGTATGTCGGTTTCACCACCCCTGGCGATGTACAAATTTCGGATTTTGAGGAGTTTACCGGGGGGTATCAGGGACAGGGCGCCCATTTTATGAAAGGTTGGGCCTCCACAAAAAAACTGGAGGAATGGAGGGGCCGCGAAGGGCTCTCCGTCCTTCTCATTGGCGGCACCCGCACCAGGGTTTTCGGGCACAAAAAAACAGCTGAACCAAGCCTTGTGTAGGGAACCGGAAAAAAACCGATTGTTTATACAAGTGATGTAATTTTTATACCGGCAGCACCCTTTTTATGGGTTCTGTCGGTATATTTGTGACTCCGATCAAAGCCTACTTTCATGTTAATAATTATTTCCATCGCAGCCTTTACTATCGTCATACTCTTGTTG
Coding sequences within:
- a CDS encoding homoserine dehydrogenase → MSKKLKLGVFGLGSVGQGLYAVLEHSKNPNLEVKKIVIKNPTKARTITAPIFSTAPTDILDDPEIDIVVELIDDATVAFEILKQSLKRHKPVVTANKKMLAENLEEIFWLQQQYNTPVLYEGAVCGSIPVIRNLEMHYAYDALAGFEGIFNGSTNFILTQMIEGKVGYAEALAQAQKLGFAESDPTLDVKGFDAKYKLAISIAHAFGCFVSPGQIINIGIDQLSPHDIRFAKQQGCTIKLIAKAERLGERVFGMVAPTLVPLENPLASVKDEFNGLTLSGASTGLQMLTGKGAGSLPTGLVVLSDIASLASGFRYTYPKTKEGGTVVFEGSALVNVYVGFTTPGDVQISDFEEFTGGYQGQGAHFMKGWASTKKLEEWRGREGLSVLLIGGTRTRVFGHKKTAEPSLV